A region from the Agrococcus sp. SL85 genome encodes:
- a CDS encoding exodeoxyribonuclease III, which translates to MRIATWNVNSVRARTARIVDWLERSDVDVLAMQEIKCTTEQFPYEVFEAAGYEVQAHGHNQWNGVAIASRLPMTDVVRDFPEQPGYANTGDPVVEARAMAATVEGVRLWSLYVPNGRELAHAHYGYKLDWLRILAGHVRTWGGQPLALMGDYNIAPLDEDVWDIGAFEGSTHVSQPERDAFRAMLDAGLVDVVRDRAPGYTYWDYKAGRWNKGEGMRIDFVLGSPELADLVAKASIDRAERAGDAPSDHVPVVVDLDLDTELDDDRPMIF; encoded by the coding sequence ATGCGCATCGCCACCTGGAACGTGAACTCCGTGCGCGCCCGCACGGCCCGCATCGTCGACTGGCTCGAGCGCAGCGACGTCGACGTGCTCGCCATGCAGGAGATCAAGTGCACGACCGAGCAGTTCCCGTACGAGGTCTTCGAGGCCGCGGGCTATGAGGTGCAGGCGCACGGCCACAACCAGTGGAACGGCGTCGCGATCGCCTCGCGCCTGCCGATGACCGACGTCGTGCGCGACTTCCCCGAGCAGCCCGGCTACGCGAACACCGGCGACCCGGTGGTCGAGGCGCGCGCGATGGCCGCGACGGTCGAGGGCGTGCGGCTGTGGAGCCTCTACGTGCCGAACGGCCGCGAGCTCGCGCACGCGCACTACGGCTACAAGCTCGACTGGCTGCGCATCCTCGCCGGCCACGTGCGCACGTGGGGCGGGCAGCCGCTCGCGCTCATGGGCGACTACAACATCGCGCCGCTCGACGAGGACGTCTGGGACATCGGCGCCTTCGAGGGCTCGACGCACGTCTCGCAGCCCGAGCGCGACGCCTTCCGCGCGATGCTCGACGCGGGCCTCGTCGACGTCGTGCGCGACCGCGCCCCCGGGTACACCTACTGGGACTACAAGGCGGGCCGCTGGAACAAGGGCGAGGGCATGCGGATCGACTTCGTGCTGGGCTCCCCCGAGCTCGCCGACCTCGTCGCGAAGGCCTCGATCGACCGCGCCGAGCGCGCGGGCGACGCCCCCTCGGACCACGTGCCCGTGGTCGTCGACCTCGACCTCGACACCGAGCTCGACGACGACCGCCCGATGATCTTCTGA
- a CDS encoding HAD-IIA family hydrolase: MRTRDDIECWLTDMDGVLVHEERPLPGAQELLQQWQDAGTEFLVLTNNSIFTPRDLSARLRASGLVVPEERIWTSALATADFLHDQMPGGSAYVIGEAGLITALHEIGFTMTETDPDFVVIGETRSYSFEAITKAIRLIAGGARFISTNPDATGPSASGILPATGAINALITKATGRVPYIVGKPNPMMFRSALNKIGAHSEVTGMIGDRMDTDIIAGMEAGLHTVLVMTGISDPALVETYPFRPDEMLQGVFELVDAAPAESELDAPRPDL; this comes from the coding sequence ATGCGCACGCGCGACGACATCGAATGCTGGCTGACCGACATGGACGGCGTGCTCGTCCACGAGGAGCGGCCCCTCCCCGGCGCCCAGGAGCTGCTGCAGCAGTGGCAGGACGCCGGCACCGAGTTCCTCGTGCTCACGAACAACTCGATCTTCACGCCGCGCGACCTCTCGGCGCGGCTGCGCGCGTCGGGCCTCGTCGTGCCCGAGGAGCGCATCTGGACGAGCGCGCTCGCGACCGCCGACTTCCTGCACGACCAGATGCCGGGCGGCTCGGCCTACGTGATCGGCGAGGCGGGGCTCATCACGGCGCTGCACGAGATCGGCTTCACGATGACCGAGACCGACCCCGACTTCGTCGTCATCGGCGAGACGCGGTCGTACTCCTTCGAGGCCATCACGAAGGCCATCCGCCTCATCGCCGGCGGCGCGCGCTTCATCTCGACGAACCCCGACGCGACCGGCCCGAGCGCGAGCGGCATCCTGCCCGCCACGGGCGCCATCAACGCCCTCATCACGAAGGCCACGGGCCGCGTGCCCTACATCGTCGGCAAGCCCAACCCCATGATGTTCCGCTCGGCGCTCAACAAGATCGGCGCGCACTCGGAGGTCACCGGCATGATCGGCGACCGCATGGACACCGACATCATCGCCGGCATGGAGGCGGGCCTCCACACCGTGCTCGTCATGACGGGCATCTCCGACCCCGCGCTCGTCGAGACCTATCCGTTCCGGCCCGACGAGATGCTGCAGGGCGTCTTCGAGCTCGTCGACGCCGCGCCGGCCGAGTCGGAGCTCGACGCGCCGCGCCCCGACCTCTGA
- a CDS encoding SpaH/EbpB family LPXTG-anchored major pilin has translation MNTTIRRKGSRLVAGFVAAGIGVAAALGMATPAMAAPDASNIDMDALGSLTVHKHETPDPVSTSRSTGSELDVAPANPLEGVTFSVREVTHPTALDLEDSTTWETLHELTPAQVLADGSGYSLGAAVSDTTDAAGEADFTSLPVGVYLVEETSVGDNPIALRSQPFLVSIPLPENGAWVYDVHVYPKNSLTGITLEQDLTGAVALGDTIVYTVTTEVPNKQADNTITEYAITDVLDTTQVAYVPGSAVVTLVDGGTTTELVEGIDYELSVVDGVVKATLTDEGLVKVNAANNGAKVVLELDATVIALGDGSIENDASLTIRDSQYSSTIEAVQVVSYWGAARIIKHPSTDDTLRLQGAVFEVRLPGTTTAIPVGTATPRQTQFTTGEDGEVVVPALIAGDYELVEVVAPVGYQLNPTPIPFTVTAGSTADAVQIEVANSQVPAFALPITGGDGQMAFMIGGGALLVVAAGAFLILAGRRRSEQQQG, from the coding sequence ATGAACACCACCATCCGCAGGAAGGGCAGCCGCCTCGTCGCCGGCTTCGTCGCCGCGGGCATCGGCGTGGCCGCAGCCCTCGGCATGGCGACCCCGGCCATGGCCGCCCCGGACGCCTCGAACATCGACATGGACGCGCTCGGCTCGCTCACGGTCCACAAGCACGAGACGCCCGATCCCGTGAGCACCTCGCGCTCGACCGGCTCCGAGCTCGACGTCGCGCCCGCCAACCCGCTCGAGGGCGTGACGTTCTCGGTGCGTGAGGTCACGCATCCCACCGCGCTCGACCTCGAGGACTCGACGACCTGGGAGACGCTGCACGAGCTCACCCCGGCGCAGGTGCTGGCCGACGGTAGCGGCTACTCGCTCGGCGCCGCCGTCAGCGACACCACCGACGCTGCTGGCGAGGCGGACTTCACCTCGCTGCCCGTCGGCGTCTACCTCGTCGAGGAGACCTCCGTGGGTGACAACCCGATCGCCCTGCGCTCCCAGCCGTTCCTCGTCTCGATCCCGCTGCCCGAGAACGGCGCCTGGGTCTACGACGTGCACGTCTACCCGAAGAACTCGCTCACGGGCATCACGCTCGAGCAGGACCTCACCGGCGCCGTCGCGCTCGGCGACACGATCGTCTACACCGTGACGACCGAGGTGCCCAACAAGCAGGCCGACAACACCATCACCGAGTACGCGATCACCGATGTGCTCGACACCACGCAGGTCGCGTACGTGCCGGGCTCCGCGGTCGTCACGCTCGTCGACGGCGGCACGACCACGGAGCTCGTCGAGGGCATCGACTACGAGCTGTCCGTCGTCGACGGCGTCGTCAAGGCGACGCTGACCGACGAGGGCCTGGTCAAGGTCAACGCCGCGAACAACGGCGCCAAGGTCGTGCTGGAGCTCGACGCCACGGTGATCGCGCTCGGCGACGGCAGCATCGAGAACGACGCCTCGCTCACGATCCGCGACTCGCAGTACTCCTCCACGATCGAGGCCGTGCAGGTCGTGTCGTACTGGGGCGCCGCGCGCATCATCAAGCACCCCTCGACCGACGACACGCTGCGCCTGCAGGGCGCGGTCTTCGAGGTCCGCCTCCCCGGCACCACGACGGCCATCCCGGTCGGCACGGCCACGCCCCGCCAGACGCAGTTCACGACGGGCGAGGACGGCGAGGTCGTCGTGCCCGCCCTCATCGCCGGCGACTACGAGCTCGTCGAGGTCGTCGCGCCGGTCGGCTACCAGCTGAACCCGACGCCGATCCCCTTCACGGTCACGGCCGGCTCCACGGCCGACGCCGTGCAGATCGAGGTCGCCAACTCGCAGGTCCCGGCCTTCGCACTCCCCATCACCGGTGGTGACGGCCAGATGGCCTTCATGATCGGTGGGGGCGCGCTCCTCGTCGTCGCCGCGGGCGCCTTCCTGATCCTGGCCGGTCGCCGCCGGTCCGAGCAGCAGCAGGGCTGA
- a CDS encoding NAD(P)-dependent oxidoreductase, protein MARITVLGATGFAGGWIAKEAASRGHEVTMLSRSTPQDAPAGARVLTGSALDGDVLAEALDGADAVVGALSPRGDMAGKVARVYAAVAERLAGTDARFAIVGGYGSLKDASGTRIVETAAFEPAYRPESEELLAAFQAVAATDVAWTYVSPAGEFGGYIEDQSRRGEYRTGGEDAFADAEGRSRISGPDFALAVVDELEAGAHVREHISFAY, encoded by the coding sequence ATGGCCAGGATCACGGTGCTGGGCGCCACGGGCTTCGCGGGCGGCTGGATCGCGAAGGAGGCCGCGAGCCGCGGCCACGAGGTGACGATGCTCTCGCGCTCGACGCCGCAGGACGCCCCCGCCGGCGCCCGGGTCCTCACGGGCTCGGCGCTCGACGGCGACGTGCTCGCCGAGGCCCTCGACGGCGCCGACGCGGTCGTGGGCGCGCTCTCGCCGCGCGGCGACATGGCGGGCAAGGTGGCGCGCGTCTACGCCGCGGTCGCCGAGCGCCTCGCCGGCACCGACGCGCGGTTCGCGATCGTCGGCGGCTACGGCTCGCTGAAGGACGCCTCGGGCACGCGCATCGTCGAGACGGCCGCCTTCGAGCCGGCCTACCGGCCGGAGTCGGAGGAGTTGCTCGCCGCCTTCCAGGCGGTCGCGGCGACCGACGTCGCCTGGACCTATGTGAGCCCTGCCGGGGAGTTCGGCGGCTACATCGAGGACCAGTCGCGGCGCGGCGAGTACCGCACGGGCGGCGAGGACGCCTTCGCCGACGCCGAGGGCCGCTCGCGCATCTCGGGCCCCGACTTCGCGCTCGCCGTGGTCGACGAGCTCGAGGCGGGCGCGCACGTGCGCGAGCACATCTCGTTCGCCTACTGA
- a CDS encoding class C sortase produces MRRIARLRRATRGAVAVAVLTILGAGTMLYPAGASWFSQLEQSRLVLDYSVERSGEGAAVEQQALEAARAYNETLPGGALGDPQDPASADGSGAIADGYRAQLATDANGVMARIRIPVIAVDLPVYHGTSEETLRAGVGHLFGSSLPVGGVGSHAVLTGHRGLPESALFTDLDRVVPGDLVQIDVEGATLTYRIVSSEVFDPTDTDPLLPVAGRDLLTLVTCTPLGVNSQRIFVTAERIENPPAGDPAVAMPEIPGPPWWSVGLAGAFLLAAVVVTATARTRGPAPLPARHGRGRAGQHAQLPLPAPARTFV; encoded by the coding sequence ATGCGCCGCATCGCTCGCCTCCGTCGCGCCACGCGCGGCGCGGTCGCGGTGGCGGTGCTGACGATCCTCGGGGCGGGGACGATGCTGTACCCGGCGGGCGCCTCCTGGTTCTCGCAGCTGGAGCAGTCGCGCCTCGTGCTCGACTACAGCGTCGAGCGCAGCGGCGAGGGCGCCGCGGTCGAGCAGCAGGCGCTCGAGGCGGCGCGCGCCTACAACGAGACGCTGCCGGGCGGTGCGCTCGGCGACCCGCAGGACCCCGCCTCGGCCGACGGCAGCGGCGCGATCGCCGACGGCTACCGCGCGCAGCTCGCCACCGACGCGAACGGTGTCATGGCGCGCATCCGCATCCCCGTGATCGCCGTCGACCTGCCGGTCTACCACGGCACCTCGGAGGAGACCCTCCGCGCGGGCGTCGGCCACCTCTTCGGCTCCTCCCTGCCGGTCGGCGGCGTCGGCTCGCACGCGGTGCTCACCGGGCACCGCGGCCTGCCCGAGTCGGCCCTCTTCACCGACCTCGATCGCGTGGTCCCCGGCGACCTCGTCCAGATCGACGTGGAGGGAGCGACCCTCACCTACCGGATCGTCTCGTCGGAGGTCTTCGACCCCACCGACACCGACCCGCTGCTCCCCGTCGCGGGCCGCGACCTGCTGACGCTCGTCACGTGCACGCCGCTCGGCGTGAACAGCCAGCGCATCTTCGTCACCGCCGAGCGGATCGAGAACCCGCCGGCCGGCGACCCCGCGGTCGCCATGCCCGAGATCCCGGGCCCGCCGTGGTGGAGCGTCGGCCTCGCGGGCGCCTTCCTGCTGGCCGCCGTGGTCGTCACCGCCACCGCCCGCACGCGCGGACCGGCGCCGCTGCCGGCGCGCCACGGCAGGGGCCGGGCGGGCCAGCACGCCCAGCTGCCCCTCCCCGCCCCGGCGCGCACCTTCGTCTGA
- the pyrE gene encoding orotate phosphoribosyltransferase, whose amino-acid sequence MTARDQLIQLIRDEAVFHGDFVLTSGKRASYYIDLRKLSLDHRAAPLIGDVLLDLVADIPDVAAMGGLTMGADPLANAVLHRGLARGTAVDAFVVRKQPKDHGRGRQIEGPDLAGKRVVVLEDTSTTGGSPIAAIEALRTVGAEVVAVAVIVDRATGAQAAIEAEGVEYRAAITLDDLGLAAQ is encoded by the coding sequence GTGACCGCGCGCGACCAGCTCATCCAGCTCATCCGCGACGAGGCCGTCTTCCACGGCGACTTCGTCCTCACCTCGGGGAAGCGGGCGTCGTACTACATCGACCTCCGCAAGCTCTCGCTCGACCACCGCGCGGCGCCGCTCATCGGCGACGTGCTGCTCGACCTCGTCGCCGACATCCCCGACGTCGCGGCGATGGGCGGCCTCACGATGGGCGCGGACCCGCTCGCGAACGCCGTGCTGCACCGCGGCCTCGCCCGAGGCACCGCCGTCGACGCCTTCGTCGTGCGCAAGCAGCCCAAGGACCACGGCCGCGGCCGCCAGATCGAGGGCCCCGACCTCGCGGGCAAGCGCGTCGTGGTGCTCGAGGACACGTCGACGACGGGCGGCAGCCCGATCGCAGCCATCGAGGCACTCCGCACGGTCGGTGCGGAGGTCGTGGCGGTCGCCGTCATCGTCGACCGCGCGACGGGCGCGCAGGCCGCGATCGAGGCGGAGGGCGTGGAGTACCGCGCCGCGATCACGCTCGACGACCTGGGCCTCGCCGCGCAGTAG
- a CDS encoding TrmH family RNA methyltransferase, which translates to MDDLDRADEQPSDPRLLVGAGPWLGPPPEGEHWDPELLALGDRRNVVDRYRYWSMDAIVADLDARRHPFHVAIENWQHDLNIGSIVRTANAFAAGAVHIVGRRRWNRRGAMVTDRYQRIEHHEGIDSLVAWARAEGLPIVAVDNTAGSVPVDAAPLPERCVLLFGQEGPGLTEEAIAAADAHVAIRQFGSTRSINAAAAAAIVMHEWVRVHAAPEDPALSAEPTG; encoded by the coding sequence ATGGACGATCTCGATCGCGCCGACGAGCAGCCCTCGGATCCCCGGCTGCTCGTCGGCGCAGGGCCCTGGCTGGGGCCGCCGCCCGAGGGCGAGCACTGGGACCCCGAGCTGCTCGCGCTCGGCGACCGGCGCAACGTCGTCGACCGCTACCGCTACTGGTCGATGGACGCGATCGTCGCCGACCTCGACGCGCGCCGGCACCCGTTCCACGTCGCGATCGAGAACTGGCAGCACGACCTCAACATCGGCTCGATCGTGCGCACCGCGAACGCCTTCGCGGCGGGCGCCGTGCACATCGTCGGCCGCCGGCGCTGGAACCGCCGCGGCGCGATGGTGACCGACCGCTACCAGCGCATCGAGCACCACGAGGGCATCGACTCCCTCGTCGCGTGGGCGCGCGCGGAGGGGCTGCCGATCGTGGCCGTCGACAACACGGCCGGGTCCGTGCCCGTCGACGCGGCGCCGCTACCCGAGCGCTGCGTGCTGCTGTTCGGGCAGGAGGGCCCCGGGCTCACCGAGGAGGCGATCGCGGCGGCCGACGCGCACGTCGCCATCCGCCAGTTCGGCTCGACCCGCTCGATCAACGCCGCCGCGGCCGCGGCGATCGTGATGCACGAGTGGGTGCGCGTCCACGCCGCGCCGGAGGATCCGGCCCTGAGCGCCGAGCCGACCGGATAG
- a CDS encoding alpha/beta fold hydrolase — MRILETELPDAVVHASAPAGALDRIVLWHPGSPHAGTVLEPVRAAAAAVGRDVVTVARPGYAGTPRRPGRSVAEGAADAIRVLELLDARDVVVVGYSGGGPHAIATAAAAPERTGALMLLASVAPHGDPAWFEGMADPSALRAAEAGAAAREAHPERFEPGSFVARDWAALEGGWSALGADAQAGGETGPLGLVDDDLAFVLPWGAAMPTGARCRIAHGTDDRVVPPLHARLLAGLLPQAALVLHPGDGHVSMLEHLDEHLGALAAG; from the coding sequence ATGAGGATCCTGGAGACCGAGCTGCCCGACGCCGTCGTGCACGCGTCGGCGCCCGCCGGAGCGCTCGATCGCATCGTGCTGTGGCATCCGGGCTCGCCCCACGCGGGCACGGTGCTCGAACCCGTGCGCGCCGCAGCCGCGGCCGTCGGCCGCGACGTGGTGACCGTGGCCCGACCCGGCTACGCCGGCACGCCTCGGCGTCCCGGGCGCAGCGTCGCCGAGGGCGCCGCCGATGCGATCCGGGTGCTCGAGCTGCTCGACGCGCGTGACGTCGTGGTCGTCGGCTACTCGGGCGGCGGCCCGCACGCGATCGCCACCGCAGCAGCGGCGCCGGAGCGCACGGGCGCCCTGATGCTGCTCGCCTCGGTCGCGCCGCACGGCGACCCCGCGTGGTTCGAGGGGATGGCCGACCCCTCGGCGCTGCGCGCCGCCGAGGCCGGGGCGGCCGCGCGCGAGGCGCATCCCGAGCGCTTCGAGCCGGGCAGCTTCGTCGCCCGCGACTGGGCGGCGCTCGAGGGCGGCTGGAGCGCGCTCGGGGCGGATGCGCAGGCCGGCGGCGAGACGGGCCCGCTCGGCCTCGTCGACGACGACCTGGCGTTCGTGCTGCCGTGGGGCGCGGCGATGCCGACGGGCGCGCGCTGCCGCATCGCGCACGGCACCGACGACCGGGTCGTGCCGCCGCTGCACGCGCGGCTCCTCGCGGGGCTCCTGCCCCAGGCGGCGCTCGTGCTGCATCCGGGCGACGGCCACGTCTCGATGCTCGAGCACCTCGACGAGCACCTCGGAGCGCTCGCCGCCGGCTGA
- a CDS encoding DNA-formamidopyrimidine glycosylase family protein gives MPEGDTIHRAAVNLRAVLAGRELVRTDFRVPRLATTDLAGERIEEVVSVGKHLLMRGERWTIHSHAGMDGLWHILRPGQRAPVAAHTIRAVLATAEHEVVGSALPVLELLPRERDGEAVAHLGPDLLSPAWSDADAAEAARRLRATGAPVGVALLDQTAMAGVGNVYRGELCFLRGLHPATPIAQVDVEPLVALARRLLVANRDRVERTFTGDARRGRRTWVYGRGGQPCLRCGTRIRDAQLGLEDGMLRQVQWCPRCQPEP, from the coding sequence ATGCCCGAGGGCGACACCATCCACCGCGCCGCCGTGAACCTGCGGGCCGTGCTCGCCGGGCGCGAGCTCGTGCGCACCGACTTCCGCGTGCCGCGGCTCGCCACGACCGACCTCGCCGGGGAGCGCATCGAGGAGGTCGTGAGCGTCGGCAAGCACCTGCTCATGCGCGGCGAGCGCTGGACGATCCACTCGCACGCGGGCATGGACGGCCTCTGGCACATCCTGCGCCCCGGCCAGCGCGCGCCCGTGGCCGCGCACACGATCCGCGCGGTGCTCGCGACCGCCGAGCACGAGGTCGTCGGTTCGGCGCTGCCCGTGCTCGAGCTGCTGCCGCGCGAGCGCGACGGCGAGGCCGTGGCGCACCTCGGGCCCGACCTGCTCTCGCCCGCGTGGAGCGACGCCGACGCCGCCGAGGCGGCGCGGCGCCTGCGCGCGACCGGCGCGCCCGTGGGCGTCGCGCTGCTCGACCAGACCGCGATGGCGGGGGTCGGCAACGTCTACCGCGGCGAGCTCTGCTTCCTGCGCGGCCTGCATCCCGCGACGCCGATCGCGCAGGTCGACGTCGAGCCGCTCGTGGCGCTCGCGCGCCGCCTGCTCGTGGCCAACCGCGACCGCGTGGAGCGCACGTTCACGGGCGACGCGCGGCGGGGGCGCCGCACCTGGGTGTACGGCCGCGGCGGGCAGCCGTGCCTGCGCTGCGGCACCCGCATCCGGGACGCGCAGCTGGGCCTCGAGGACGGCATGCTGCGGCAGGTGCAGTGGTGCCCGCGCTGCCAGCCGGAGCCGTAG
- a CDS encoding AEC family transporter: MGGVLIGFAIIGFVILVGWLLARLGIVSQEGRLVLNKTSFFAASPALLFTVLAEADVRLLFSSVLAVAALGFLGVFLLYAVIARIWCTKDPARIALAGTAAGYSNVNNIGLPVAIYVIGDAQFVGPMLLLQLLVLAPLLLASLDIITAGRASFVGIVTQPLRNPMLIGGALGALVSALGIELPAPVLAPLEILGGAAVPLMLLAFGISLRGDRPLQPGSGRKEVALAVVLKSFVLPALVYVLARFAFRLDDQLVYACTVMGALPTAQNIYQYALRYDRATVISRDIVLLTTVLSLPVMLVVAAVLKP, translated from the coding sequence ATGGGCGGCGTGCTCATCGGCTTCGCCATCATCGGCTTCGTCATCCTCGTCGGCTGGCTGCTCGCGCGCCTCGGCATCGTCAGCCAGGAGGGCCGCCTCGTCCTCAACAAGACGTCGTTCTTCGCCGCGAGCCCCGCCCTCCTCTTCACCGTCCTCGCCGAGGCCGACGTGCGGCTGCTGTTCTCGAGCGTGCTCGCGGTCGCCGCGCTCGGCTTCCTCGGCGTCTTCCTGCTCTACGCCGTCATCGCGCGCATCTGGTGCACGAAGGATCCCGCGCGCATCGCCCTCGCGGGCACCGCGGCCGGCTACTCCAACGTGAACAACATCGGCCTGCCGGTGGCGATCTACGTGATCGGCGACGCGCAGTTCGTCGGCCCGATGCTGCTCCTGCAGCTGCTCGTGCTCGCGCCGCTGCTGCTCGCGAGCCTCGACATCATCACGGCAGGCAGGGCGTCGTTCGTCGGCATCGTCACGCAGCCGCTCCGCAACCCCATGCTCATCGGCGGCGCGCTCGGCGCGCTCGTCTCGGCGCTCGGCATCGAGCTGCCCGCTCCTGTGCTCGCGCCGCTCGAGATCCTGGGCGGCGCGGCGGTGCCGCTCATGCTGCTGGCCTTCGGCATCTCGCTGCGCGGCGACCGGCCGCTGCAGCCGGGCTCGGGCCGCAAGGAGGTGGCGCTCGCGGTCGTGCTCAAGTCGTTCGTGCTGCCGGCGCTCGTGTACGTGCTCGCGCGCTTCGCCTTCCGGCTCGACGACCAGCTCGTCTACGCCTGCACGGTCATGGGCGCCCTCCCCACCGCGCAGAACATCTACCAGTACGCGCTGCGCTACGACCGGGCCACGGTCATCTCGCGCGACATCGTGCTGCTCACGACCGTGCTCTCGCTGCCGGTCATGCTGGTCGTGGCCGCGGTGCTGAAGCCCTAG
- a CDS encoding maleylpyruvate isomerase N-terminal domain-containing protein → MTSPRDRFLIALDLFSAEARAAADGLGRRSACSGWTIGDVVRHVTGVQREHAGVALLQEEEAAPSAPVDETEALDAWELLSAELRSAAVDAEDDAFGELAMPTLDLALHAWDIRWGTIGNGLGRNLEFPRALLEWMEEFRWHANEASVRGPGIFAAAVVPPDGATASERLAAWAGRDPRVAA, encoded by the coding sequence ATGACCTCCCCCCGGGATCGCTTCCTCATCGCGCTCGACCTCTTCTCCGCAGAGGCGCGCGCCGCCGCCGACGGGCTCGGGCGGCGCTCGGCCTGCTCGGGCTGGACGATCGGCGACGTCGTCCGGCACGTCACGGGCGTGCAGCGCGAGCACGCCGGCGTGGCGCTGCTGCAGGAGGAGGAGGCGGCGCCGTCGGCGCCTGTCGACGAGACCGAGGCGCTCGACGCGTGGGAGCTGCTCTCGGCCGAGCTGCGCTCCGCCGCCGTCGACGCCGAGGACGACGCCTTCGGCGAGCTCGCGATGCCGACGCTCGACCTCGCGCTGCACGCGTGGGACATCCGCTGGGGCACGATCGGCAACGGGCTCGGGCGCAACCTCGAGTTCCCGCGGGCGCTGCTGGAGTGGATGGAGGAGTTCCGCTGGCACGCCAACGAGGCCTCGGTGCGGGGCCCCGGCATCTTCGCCGCCGCCGTGGTGCCGCCCGACGGCGCCACCGCCTCCGAGCGCCTGGCCGCCTGGGCGGGCCGCGATCCGCGGGTCGCGGCCTAG
- a CDS encoding DUF6421 family protein encodes MTMTQATAADLRQHPAWLRIKAAATALQPLQSKSGAVEDAAHHEAARGHVADIVAGIREIAPEFPHDADYLAQAAVDFERWAAECLGEPDFFDALVRFQPQQHRVDGLRHLVIFPMYTQNGSSERKVEAVLVEVIWPDFIADLEAGDYGNALFVPLRFIDFTAGYDTNSAVLFPETVAMREIPSFTWGAIFQDREAARFRRVVEAACEVTKLELPADAAEMLADQGLAERTFVMWDLIHDRTHMRGDLPFDPFMIKQRMPFFLYSLEELRCDLTAFRESVAIERRIAAMEAPSEADLDLAKHAKLVQYAVIFDRIFRFSITGGRTRNYDGLGGQLLFAWLHQHRVLHWTDTQLAFDWDEVPDVVNRLGEAIEHLYWRSIDRPKVAHWLAAYELVSGVVEPHPASAWKRGDLPLEGTPRQLTDLVMDDEFPLSMFFEAFEKKMRDVIASTKGITADAV; translated from the coding sequence ATGACGATGACCCAGGCCACCGCCGCCGACCTCCGCCAGCACCCCGCGTGGCTCCGCATCAAGGCTGCCGCCACCGCGCTGCAGCCCCTGCAGTCCAAGAGCGGCGCCGTCGAGGACGCCGCGCATCACGAGGCCGCGCGCGGCCACGTCGCCGACATCGTCGCCGGCATCCGCGAGATCGCGCCCGAGTTCCCGCACGACGCCGACTACCTCGCGCAGGCGGCGGTCGACTTCGAGCGCTGGGCCGCCGAGTGCCTCGGCGAGCCCGACTTCTTCGACGCGCTCGTGCGCTTCCAGCCGCAGCAGCACCGCGTCGACGGCCTGCGCCACCTCGTCATCTTCCCGATGTACACGCAGAACGGCTCCTCCGAGCGCAAGGTCGAGGCCGTGCTCGTCGAGGTCATCTGGCCCGACTTCATCGCCGACCTCGAGGCGGGCGACTACGGCAACGCGCTCTTCGTGCCGCTGCGCTTCATCGACTTCACCGCCGGCTACGACACGAACTCCGCCGTGCTCTTCCCCGAGACCGTCGCGATGCGCGAGATCCCCTCGTTCACGTGGGGCGCGATCTTCCAGGACCGCGAGGCCGCGCGCTTCCGCCGCGTCGTCGAGGCCGCGTGCGAAGTCACGAAGCTCGAGCTGCCCGCCGACGCCGCCGAGATGCTCGCCGACCAGGGCCTCGCCGAGCGGACCTTCGTCATGTGGGACCTCATCCACGACCGCACCCACATGCGCGGCGACCTGCCCTTCGACCCGTTCATGATCAAGCAGCGCATGCCGTTCTTCCTCTACTCGCTCGAGGAGCTGCGCTGCGACCTCACCGCGTTCCGCGAGTCGGTCGCGATCGAGCGCCGCATCGCCGCGATGGAGGCGCCGTCGGAGGCCGACCTCGACCTCGCGAAGCACGCGAAGCTCGTGCAGTACGCGGTGATCTTCGACCGCATCTTCCGCTTCTCGATCACCGGCGGCCGCACCCGCAACTACGACGGCCTCGGCGGCCAGCTGCTGTTCGCGTGGCTGCACCAGCACCGCGTGCTGCACTGGACCGACACGCAGCTCGCGTTCGACTGGGACGAGGTGCCGGACGTCGTCAACAGGCTCGGCGAGGCCATCGAGCACCTCTACTGGCGCTCGATCGACCGCCCCAAGGTCGCGCACTGGCTCGCCGCGTACGAGCTCGTCTCGGGCGTCGTCGAGCCGCACCCGGCCTCGGCGTGGAAGCGCGGCGACCTGCCGCTCGAGGGCACGCCGCGCCAGCTCACCGACCTCGTGATGGACGACGAGTTCCCGCTGTCGATGTTCTTCGAGGCCTTCGAGAAGAAGATGCGCGACGTCATCGCCTCGACGAAGGGCATCACGGCCGACGCGGTCTGA